Within Rhodothermales bacterium, the genomic segment ACGCACCGGGGCCGGCGGCGGCGAGGAAGGCGAAGACGAGCGCGTAGAGGAGCGCGAGCTCCCCGCCGTTCTGGACGGGGAAGACCGCCTGGAAGGCGTGGGCGATGGAGTAGGCGGCGACCATCAGCGCCGTGAGCACGGCGGCGACGGGCCGCGTGAAGAGCCCAAGGACGACGAGCGCGCCGCCGAAGAACTCGAGCACGCCGGCCAGCCCGAACTGCGAGAGGAGCTCGACCGTGGCGCCGTTGCCGTCGACGCCGCCGAGGAAGCCGAAGAGCTTCTGCGCGCCGTGCTGCATGAAGAGGAGCCCGGCGCCGATGCGGAGCACGGCGTG encodes:
- a CDS encoding DoxX family protein encodes the protein MPTTTATATAPSRLSALAVPTFAPVAHAVLRIGAGLLFMQHGAQKLFGFLGGVDGNGATVELLSQFGLAGVLEFFGGALVVLGLFTRPVAAVLTALMVAAYSIAHAFQAVFPVQNGGELALLYALVFAFLAAAGPGAWSLDGRRRTR